In Diadema setosum chromosome 2, eeDiaSeto1, whole genome shotgun sequence, the DNA window ACAATTAGTTTCATGTATTATTGAGCCCGAGAATACAAAGCACACGTCACTGGGGGAAAACTTCTTGATGCACTGTAAAGCACACTGAGAAGCATGCAACTCCGATCATAGTCGTAAAACGATTTGATGTATTATTCAAGCATATTGTTGCCTGAATCGATTTCGTCGGCGTTCgccttttctcttttcttcaccCTTTATCTACTGTACAACCTCATCATGTATATTAGCCCTCTTATCCAAATCACATGtgtcctggaaaaaaaaagaatctttttgATAAAGTACATTGAGAGGCATGTAACCCTTAGCAAAGTGGTATGATACTGTATTACCATATCACATTGTAGGTTGATTCGATTTTGTCACCGTTGCtgccttttttcgtcaccctttctgTACATTTGTCTGGTGCATTTCAGCCCTCTAATTCAAAGTTCATGCCATTTGGAGAGAAATTCTTGATATAGCACATTGagaagcatgcaattctaaacaAAGTGGCAGAATGATTTGATGTCTTCGCTAGGCATATTGTTGGttgaatcgattttgtcaccctgCTGCCTTATTTCGTCATCCTGTATTTACAACGTCATCAAGTATTTGAGCCTCTAATCCAAAGGGCACGTCTCTTGGATAAAATGTCTTGATTTGGCTCGTTGACAAGCACGCAACTCTCAGCAATGTTGAATTACGAGTTGATGGATTATTTAAGAATATTGtggctgaatcgatttcgtTACCGTTGCCGCCTTCTTTCGTCACCccttatttacaactgtctgagGTATTTGACCCCTGCAATCCAAAGCACGTGTGTCTTGGACAAAACGTCGTGATAAAGCGCATTCAGAAGCGTGCTACTCTAAGCAAAGTGGAAAATAAGTTGAGGTATTAGCTAAGCACATTGTGGGCTGATCataatttcgtcaccgttgctgcCTTTTTCTGTCATCCTTGGTTTACAAGTGcatgtctgatgcatttgagttATGAGAGTGGGAAAGGGCTGATCTATGATTTGGGCCGTATTTCAAAGGGGATTATCAGCACATACACGAGTGCTTTATTTTTGACCTTTttagtttgtgtatgtttgtcattatacttgtctttgtgtgtgtcaatgcgtgtgtgtgcacgtgtgttgGCATGAATACGTGTGCgtgttttcattcaatttttactGCATAATATTCAACCTTTTTATTATTGCTGTCACACTAAcgtattttgtaactaaaagaagaatatttcgttttcggaataacgaacctgatTCTATTATCAGATTGACGATCCTTGGAATCATGAATCCCAGAAAGGACATGAAGGAACATGATCATTTCTGAAATCTTGTCAGATAATACGAGTATAATTCATTTCTGACAGGTCGAATCAAGTGAATGTTAACAACCTCTAATCGAGATGTTCCAGGCGAAAATGGTACAAGACTATTTAGCAGAGCCACACGTGTCATTTCTAGCAATTTGGACATGGACACAACTCTTGCGTGTTGTGCCTCAGTTGCGTaatatgttttgtgtgtgtgtgtgtgtgtgtatgtgtgtgttggtgtgtgtgtgtgcgtgcgtctTTGTATGTATATTTTACCACAGTTGTTTGCTTGTTGATGATACTCAATTTAGCCATACATATGCATACAGAATGGCCACAAAGATGTCCTCGAtgcatttgtaatgaaatgtgaatcagattgaatggtttatcattacttgttgccaggaccacatagatggcatctcgtaatttcgagattgcaaagaatgcaccatatttcaCCTGTGcttttggctttgcaggaatctttttgtgtcgcagctcctctttgttttccccttggacGCCCATGTTACCGCGGACGAGTTCTTccgtgacagtgtgatcacgcgtgaacacgacagaaaatgcctgtttaaaGTCTACGGTGCTCCGATATAGGGGTTGATGTCTTGACGGCAGCTTTATTGATGTTAAGCAAATATCATACAAAGtttaatacaaaaatatatggtAACTCGAGGTTAAAAATAATAAAGGGGAGTGgtgatatcaaatacatttccgAAACGTACAATTAACGTAAATAGCAAATAGACTTTACTCCAATAATTgaaggtttgcattcggcagtaatttgggcgtagtttccacgtgcaaaaccctcatagatttacaactgaagtcagttgcactgaataccatcattcttttctatttgaagtAATGTAAGATGTAATACACCTcaaaaagaatggagaagagtgaaaaaatactgtagtaagctgaaagagacaggcaaactgtatttttattgaaagattatctgtagtatacctaggagaatagactagcatttcttcgggctctccgacgtgttttgattgacatccgatgctcagccaataaaacttcgagagttgacgactgacaactgtcttgccacacccggttccacgcctctattcggaggtttcttactagacgtatttttagtcaacttgacttccacatcgtcgcgccctctattgactgccaatcactgatttaggctaaaaatacgtcgcccgctagactacatatgagggtgcttttgttaagtgaaagatctgctgcacactctttgatgaatcagggatatatacgtcaatgtcaaaagtgtacaaagtttatcgaaagggatcctgtatagcggagcttttgcatgcttatgattgcaatacaacgatctggtgcatagttctggggatatttggacaattttccattaagaaagttcgagatttgtcctcctctcgggaattgcttgggggataaatgatttgtctgcctaaacacttccaaaggggcggggcaaatgcccctttgcccccccccccccccccgatagatttgacgcccctgatcttccctgggaatgcccatagatgtatcctgactgagtaatcagtcactgtcgtttctcaggaatgattcaggaaatggagggggttcaattatgacgatatagtttttgttattgtttgtttgtttgtttgtttgtttgttttcgtacataataagatttttgcagatggtccccagttactcgcgtcatagcatgtttacatgtaggcctatactatttgacgttgtcaacgtctgagccataccttacagtgactgtatgtcgatgttactttcctcgcgagcgagcgaagcgagcgagcgcttgagaaaattatgtatacattttcctacaagatagaatactgttcagctatgttacctgtctgaaggccggcgtacaaacgtcatgcaataattatgtcaaaattgttacaatcacatttctgcttcctctattttttccctcaaaattcaggggggatgattgtacaggccatccccccccctcctccatttcagggggggggggatatatccccccatcccccccccccgggatttacgcccatgttctcaatattaattattttcactgaatatcatgaacgcgactgaacccgagcgagcggagcgagcgaggggggaggggagggtgtgggagggggtgtcccccctcccacggtaagaactttttgcattttgatgttgtaaatggtgcaatttgatgcatgtttttgcgcgttttatcgacgagaaacagtctcacttgtttaaggtagcagtatattttgatgtagattattattgaacaatttgcctataaaatggtacaatttaaatacacttcttgtgttaattcttttcactgaatatcatgaacgcgactgaacccgagcgagcggagcgagcgaggggggaggggagggtgtgggaggggggtgtcccccctcccacggtaagaactttttgcattttgatgttgcaaatggtgcaatttgatgcatgtttttgcgcgttttatcgacgtgaaacagtcccacttgtttcaggtagcagtatattttagcgtagattattattgaacaatttgcctataaaatggtataatttaaacacacttctcaatattaattattttcactgaatatcatgaacgcgactgaacccgagcgagcggagcgagcgagggggggggggaggggagggtgtgggaggggttgtGGGAGGGGATTCGAACCtactgctcgagtatgtacgcccatgattttttatcatggctactactaaaacactgatcaattcagtgcttatttacgtcgatgtagggcaatttgtcaatcagttgcaatgaaaacatctcgacagaagaatttcatgaatttgaataacaaagcagtacccgctgcatgctataaggattagaaccaacacttgctatcgggcgaaagctcggtggtctagtggagatgacgcctgttcggtgatcaggaggtcgtaggttcgaatcctgctcgagtatgtacgcccatgatgactactaaaacactgatcaattcagtgcttatttacgtcgatgtagggcaatttgtcaatcagttgcaagatcacattttagcctaattaaaagcattgagagtctaatttttgatctgtgtatctgttttagcatattcaacaataattgtacatcacaaaaagtttcaaaactcatttcaattcttatgtattgtattgttttcagaatttcttatgtatttctatgtttttcaacttttgtttttcctttgttttttcattggaaattgtcactgaccatttTTCTACCacaattagcacaaaattaataaatgaaagtgattaattgtaaaaataatcaggtttttatgacagagcactgttttccataggaaatgtacacaaaatcacaaaattgtgcccgttttggggcgacattccgttacaaaaatggccgtggcttcgcaaaagtatgcacggtcgttgcaaatttggtctcaaaagttgggcgagacttgaacaaataAAGTCAAGAAGcttcgcgacgaggccttctcgcgttacagaattatagcgcgaaacgtcgaggggggtggcggattccgccccccccccccggcccttaaCCTCCTTGCTCCAACACAACTCctcatcccggcaaatcgcgtcagccaggtaagttttttggtagactctttcgatataatTATTgcaggaaatatgaaatggtgccagacgggttctcaaacccttaccaaaactatgttttcactttagcGCCAAACACTGCTCTATaaatttcctttccttttctttttttttttcttttttttcacacaaaaaggtaaaatattgaaatgaggGTCCTTTGTCAGCTGTCGGTACGTCTATTTGCCTGCTTAAAAAGTATATATTGTATgtttaacaaaaatgaatagatatagagggggcgcgcgcccggtgctcCTCTCTGGATCCGCCGCTGAGTCATCAGAGCGTCTGACCGTTCCGTATACTAAACccaaatacagtattcatcgcataatcgggcatctgataatcgggaacctcgcttaaatgacatacgcttcccagaaacatttccaatgcacgttattttcactggataatcgggcggggacctctgataaacgggacaatttttcttcaagcgatctttgattttgttgatattttacacaaaaaatctaccaaaataccacaacaatatttcagagattccctatcagttgtcgtttacatcgaacttgcaaagcaagcttcggactggtgtgttttgacctccgtccatccagtacacgtacatttcagctcgctgcccgccttcgcttttctgtagaAGATGGCGAGCTACACATATTGtagatcgctacatattgacaacacatctacagtgcagtgatcgcggcaagtaaacaatcaagccgtgatgattgaatgattgaaggacttttcattgacgttcccacatcagttctaggtaatcatttcccatggttgtggattaTGTTTTTATacggaacgccctacgtgtccaagaattctacgaatgtttaagaaagtgctagcttttaatccacatattttgtgttcgaagacaggtgacagaagaagaacccggttgcgactactctacatcattgcgagaatgcagggagagctagagggtcgcgccgaggggtagcgtggttgtgtattcatgtacatgtacagtacgtcagtatgcatgtgtgtgtgttgacgtgtgtgtgtgtgtgtgtgtgtgtgtgtgtgtgtgcactacatgtacatgtcgtatgccgttagtgtatggtgagtgctcatcgcgaaatcgggcacctcgcttaaaggggccgtttttgctactcccaacctgtcccgattatgcgatgaatactgtaataataaacaaaaatacaatcacGATTCACAAAGATAATCATCGTCAAGAGAGATCTTTATATCGTATAAATGAGCTCTTCTAGTGGGttgcagacacacacaaaaaacggGGAGATGCCTTCAATCActggattttttattttgttttcgagGTGAATTAAGCACTTCAAGggcagtggtggatccagggggAGCACACCGGGCGCGCCCCTCCCCCTTAGAGtgtcaaaacaacataaataaaaagaaagtatgGGGAGCATGAGGCCCCCCTcccttttatattttgtataaagGCGCGCCGTCATTACGGAAATACTGGATCCGTCCCTGAAGAGTATATATTTTATATGCGCATCTATATGTTTTTACCCCTTCATGCTTCGTGTATGATGCGGCCTATTATGACCCGaaggaggttcgagagatgGAGTCACACGGacggccggcgccacgttttgaaaagtggggggggggggggcaatttatgtttctggtgccacttccgggttttatcagctaacaagcaaaaatgaaataaaaattaaaaaataaaattaaaaaataaaagcgGCTAcgagcatgggatcaaagcgaatAACATTCGATTTGATCACAATCATGCTCGTAGCCTCCactaaaaatatttgaagtaggcctatgtgcCAGATTCGATCTGCCGCACAGACATAGGAAGACCAATGTATTTACGtgtcattgcataatcaccagcttATAAGGAATATGCTCAGATGGTAATTACTTTACACTATCCCTATATATACGATGGGCAGTGTAGACATTCTTCATGATAAAGACGGGAATAactgaaatatatcaaaattacttGTCATAATCTTAACATTACCCATAACAGGCCTTTCAAAATACTAGCTGTATTTTCTGACTATACATTCTCTGTATTTTCTCTTGTTGTTGACCTTAGTGAACATTCATTAGGGACTTCTTCTATACAAACTATGGATGATCCAATGTTCAATCACCGCGGGCCTAGTAGATGTAAAAATAAGGGGGGAGAGAAGTCGCTGAGCAAATATGATGTACTGCATTGGTTTGTTACGTACTTCACCACATGCTTCACGTCTCCTGCGGTTCTGGATGTTGATTGGTTCCAAACTTCACGGTAATTGGATAATAACGACCGAGAGTCTCTGATTGGGCGGCAATCCGAGTGAAACCCTTAAAGCTCACCTAGTCGTCAGTGCAACATAGAACAGTGTGCAATTCGCCTACCATTTGCTTTTCATATGGAAAGGAGAAACTGAGCTCGACAGCATATAAATAGAGGTGTCCATCTCCCGATACAACTCACATTCTCGTTCACACCGAGAAGATTCGCCTATAGAATAGCGAGGCATCAGCAAATATGATGGGTAAACTCTCTCGAAGTAACTCTGTCACCAAACGGGTCGTCTTCTTCGGCGCCGCCCAAGTTGGGAAGTCAGCTATCATCCGCCATTTCACCAAGAAGTCGTTCCCTACACATTACCTGCCGACGGTCGAAGACATGTACGACTGTGATGTCGAATACAAGGGAATGAGTGTCAGACTGGACATCCTAGACACGGCGGGCAGCTACGTCTTTCCAGCTCTGCGACGACTGGCGTTGAACAGCGGTGATATCTTCGTTGTCGTTTACGCGAGCGACAACAGACAGTCGTACCTGGAAGCCTTGAGAACATGTGCCGAGATCACGGAGGTGAGGGGCCACGACGTCCCGATCGTTGTAGTCGCCAACAAAACCGACCTAACCGAGCAGACGGTCCCACGGCCCGAAGCCGAACTCATGTTCTGTCAGTGGAACACTTTCACGACGGAATGCTCAGCAGCGGACGAATGGCGAGTCAACCGGGTCTTCGACAAGTGTTTGAGCCTGATGCTGCCCTGCAGCGAGTACCCTCTCGAGTTGCTGTCCTCTCCGCAGCCAGCTAGGAGCAGTGGCTTGAAGGCAGTGTGGTTGCAATTACGACAGTCTcttaaaaagtgaaatttatcGTGACGCAAGAAATTCGGACATGCAAAATGAGTCCACCATTCTCGTTGAATTTGACTAAAGATATCTTGTATCAAACGAAGTTTTATCTCTTTCCTCGGGAGATGGAAGAAGTTGAACGATGCAGTACTCCGTGAAACCAGTTTGAGAAGGTGTCGCAGAGATGGATGCGTGCAGAGCCGTTATAATCGCTTAAGAAATTTAATAATACGACGCTTTAAACTTTTAAACTGTGGTGATCGCCACCTGCACTTTGATCCGAGAACTTTCGTTAAATCAGAAAAGCTGGAACTCTTGCATTAGGGTGTAACTGGATCGATGAACATCGGAATGTGATGACAATCGCAAATTACTCTCGAACTTACTGCTTCAattttctttgatatctcaaGCATGAAATTGTAAAATCGTGGATTGAACTCTACTTTAAACTGCAATGGTAAATaaatttatgaataaaatagcGCAAagtattttatatgtcataacatttcatttgttttatgcaGTACGTGTATTGTACTATATAATATTTTATACTATAACCAGCTCGGTGTGATTGCGCGAGAGTTTGTGTTTGTATAGTTATAATCTTGCGGTGATCGTGGGATTGCGTTGGAACAAGACTTGATCTTGTAACTGAGAGGCCTATCTCTATTTTCTTTCGATTTAGTAAAATCgtggaggttcaagagatggagttccaataTTGACTacattattcaaacagctgtgtGTGGATGCACCAAAGAATTCCAGCTCCACACGTCCATTTGTGCCTCTGATGATTGGAATTCGACAGTTCGTTACCGTCATCTTCTCGAGCAATCTAAAGATTAATTTTAACGCTAACGTGGTATCGgacataattttctttgtttacatAATGAATGGCGAAAAGTTATTTTCCGTCGAAAAGACATTACCGTATGGAGATATCTATAGCTGGTCATCATAAAAAGAGACGCAAATCCACGGTCCTCCTAACTGAGGGAAAGATTTCCAGTTTTGCACATAATTACACTGTTTCTTAGTCGAACGTGGGataaagaaaataagactgttgtgactACTCACGAACCTTTTTGGGCAAAACTGAGAAAGCGTACCTTTTTGTCAACTTGTCGTGTGCACTGCATGTTATTAATTTCTTACTTAACAGTTCACTTCATTTAAATCTCAGGGAACATGGACATCCAATGCCCCCGTCCCACCTTCCCCTCCTCTTTGTCTTCAACAATGCAGTCGACGTCCCCCATGTACATTCATTCATGGGCATAACTTGCATTACAAAAGCCATTTGGGTGATGCTCGCTATTCCGAAAGTCCCTAAGCCCTCTGCATGCCAAGATAATACCCTGTTCATAGGTTTTTGTGTGACATTTTGTGCACATTGGACTGATTGGCAAATAAGGGGTTGATCCGACACTGAGGTTCTTTATTCCTAAGGTTTCTCTAATCCAAAactgaaataaggttcgttagtccgaaggATGGACggtctgaaatgaaataaggttcgttagtccaaAGGATAAGAcagtatgaaaatgaaataag includes these proteins:
- the LOC140244235 gene encoding GTP-binding protein Di-Ras1-like, coding for MMGKLSRSNSVTKRVVFFGAAQVGKSAIIRHFTKKSFPTHYLPTVEDMYDCDVEYKGMSVRLDILDTAGSYVFPALRRLALNSGDIFVVVYASDNRQSYLEALRTCAEITEVRGHDVPIVVVANKTDLTEQTVPRPEAELMFCQWNTFTTECSAADEWRVNRVFDKCLSLMLPCSEYPLELLSSPQPARSSGLKAVWLQLRQSLKK